A genomic window from Solanum dulcamara chromosome 11, daSolDulc1.2, whole genome shotgun sequence includes:
- the LOC129873236 gene encoding probable histone chaperone ASF1A: protein MSAVNITNVAVLDNPASFLSPFQFEISYECVTPLQDDLEWKLIYVGSAEDETYDQLLESVLVGPVNVGNYRFVLQADPPDPSKIREEDIIGVTVLLLTCSYLGQEFVRVGYYVNNDYDDEQLREEPPQKVLIDRVQRNILTDKPRVTKFPINFRPENSEREEQAPPPDQVGEEEDRNEGQLPLPKSKSDEDGA from the exons ATGAGTGCGGTGAACATCACGAATGTCGCCGTATTAGACAATCCGGCGTCGTTTTTGTCTCCTTTCCAGTTTGAAATATCTTACGAGTGCGTCACTCCTCTCCAAGATG ATTTGGAATGGAAGCTCATCTATGTGGGATCGGCTGAGGATGAGACATATGACCAACTTCTAGAAAGTGTTCTTGTTGGCCCTGTAAATGTTGGAAATTACCGCTTTGTCTTGCAG GCTGACCCTCCAGATCCTTCAAAAATTCGTGAAGAAGACATTATTGGTGTAACTGTCCTCTTGTTGACGTGCTCATATTTGGGGCAGGAATTTGTACGAGTTGGGTACTATGTGAACAATGATTATGATGATGAGCAGCTGAGAGAAGAGCCTCCACAGAAAGTCCTAATTGATAGGGTTCAAAGAAATATATTAACGGACAAACCTAGAGTAACAAAGTTCCCAATTAACTTTCGCCCTGAAAATAGTGAAAGAGAGGAGCAAGCCCCTCCACCTGATCAAGTGGGTGAAGAAGAAGACCGAAACGAAGGGCAATTGCCTTTGCCTAAGAGTAAATCAGATGAAGATGGAGCCTAA